A window of the Radiobacillus deserti genome harbors these coding sequences:
- a CDS encoding replication-relaxation family protein — MNQRQMQILDSLSNLEILTRSQIQTLHNTKSTRNTNFIMQSLKPYTRSIRLKENAYYLNKKGAELTGAKRQFRVNEQLTHKLMRNDAYIYFEPHKWLVEQEVKVMNISVKPDAYFVIGNSRHFLEVDNTQKWNVNVKKMKYYRKLKETNAFQQKYGSFPSIVWVIKHESRKDKLMKVADELELNINVYVHDEII, encoded by the coding sequence ATGAACCAGAGACAAATGCAAATACTGGACTCTCTATCGAATTTAGAGATCTTGACTAGGAGCCAAATACAAACCCTTCACAATACAAAAAGCACTCGAAATACAAACTTCATTATGCAATCCCTCAAACCATACACTAGATCTATTCGATTAAAAGAAAATGCTTATTATTTGAATAAGAAAGGAGCTGAATTAACTGGGGCCAAAAGACAGTTTAGGGTAAACGAACAGTTGACTCATAAACTTATGAGGAATGATGCTTATATCTATTTTGAACCTCATAAATGGTTGGTTGAGCAAGAAGTAAAGGTAATGAACATATCCGTTAAACCCGATGCTTATTTTGTGATAGGAAATAGTCGCCACTTCTTAGAAGTTGATAATACTCAGAAATGGAATGTGAACGTAAAGAAGATGAAGTATTATCGTAAGCTGAAAGAGACCAATGCCTTTCAACAAAAATACGGTTCATTCCCTAGTATTGTGTGGGTTATAAAACATGAATCAAGAAAAGATAAGTTAATGAAGGTGGCGGATGAATTAGAATTGAACATCAATGTTTATGTGCACGATGAAATAATTTAA
- a CDS encoding FtsK/SpoIIIE domain-containing protein yields MNVYEKNLPKSWPYRFNKKTGWKVPIGKTYKEIIWHDFDEVPHLVGGGTTRYGKTNLMKVIMTSLIKSHPEDVELYLVDLKAGVEFGKYRNLKQVKKVATNIQETYDLLLEVCLKLESKQAEARSKGWSNITETKDNKRVFIIVDEAGDIPDEKFMDSEEKQMRQACQWRLAHIARIGGAFGFREIFFSQYTTADVLPRQIKQNADAKICFKIQNGYASEVILGEKNTQAAELPKIRGRAMFKNGPDLIELQVPYISNRVVNHYLKEHEDGDHEPETNANTGLSIEFRDLD; encoded by the coding sequence GTGAATGTATATGAGAAAAATCTTCCCAAGTCATGGCCTTATCGTTTTAATAAGAAGACTGGATGGAAGGTTCCTATTGGAAAAACATACAAGGAAATTATTTGGCATGATTTTGATGAAGTTCCACACTTAGTTGGTGGCGGAACAACTAGGTATGGGAAAACAAACCTAATGAAAGTAATAATGACAAGTTTAATAAAAAGTCATCCAGAAGATGTAGAACTTTATCTAGTGGATTTAAAAGCAGGGGTCGAATTTGGAAAGTACCGTAATTTGAAACAGGTGAAAAAAGTCGCCACCAACATTCAGGAAACATATGACCTTTTGTTAGAGGTCTGTTTAAAACTTGAGTCTAAACAAGCAGAAGCTAGAAGTAAAGGATGGAGTAACATAACTGAAACAAAAGATAATAAGAGGGTCTTCATTATTGTAGATGAAGCTGGAGACATTCCAGATGAAAAGTTTATGGATTCAGAGGAAAAACAAATGCGTCAGGCTTGCCAATGGAGACTTGCTCACATCGCAAGGATTGGAGGGGCATTTGGTTTCAGAGAAATCTTCTTTTCTCAATATACCACTGCTGACGTTTTACCAAGGCAAATTAAACAGAACGCAGATGCAAAAATATGTTTTAAGATTCAAAATGGATATGCTTCAGAAGTGATTCTTGGAGAAAAAAATACACAAGCAGCTGAACTTCCAAAGATAAGAGGAAGAGCCATGTTCAAAAATGGGCCAGACTTAATTGAACTTCAAGTACCTTACATCTCAAATAGGGTTGTTAACCACTATTTAAAAGAGCATGAGGATGGTGACCATGAACCAGAGACAAATGCAAATACTGGACTCTCTATCGAATTTAGAGATCTTGACTAG
- a CDS encoding helix-turn-helix domain-containing protein, with the protein MWEPKIGDIRRAKGLQQNFVAKQINVSPQSLSAWENGDAFPKANYLFELAEFLEVEVGDLYEKQK; encoded by the coding sequence ATGTGGGAACCTAAAATCGGAGATATAAGACGAGCAAAAGGATTACAACAAAACTTTGTGGCCAAACAAATCAATGTATCACCACAATCTTTAAGTGCATGGGAAAATGGAGATGCATTTCCGAAGGCAAATTACTTATTTGAACTGGCAGAGTTTTTAGAGGTAGAAGTAGGAGATTTATATGAGAAACAAAAATAG
- a CDS encoding helix-turn-helix transcriptional regulator, whose protein sequence is MRTWLKQYRILKSLTQEETAKKSKISRSYYTHIEKGTKTPTVPVAKSIAETLDFEWLIFFDSQCSFKEHNETK, encoded by the coding sequence ATGAGAACCTGGTTAAAGCAATATCGCATTTTGAAAAGTCTAACTCAAGAAGAAACAGCAAAGAAATCAAAGATTTCAAGAAGCTATTACACTCATATTGAGAAAGGAACTAAGACTCCAACTGTTCCTGTAGCAAAATCAATTGCGGAAACATTAGATTTTGAATGGTTAATTTTTTTTGATAGTCAATGTTCCTTTAAGGAACATAACGAAACGAAATAA
- a CDS encoding helix-turn-helix domain-containing protein, whose product MKFAERLKKHREEIKKERPEWTQSYVAERIGVARVTYTSYENGTKLPPLDTVDRIATLMDVSADYLIGRTDEKSPRLISDKQKEINVFAERDSVLEYYESLKEDEEFNPIYELNRLIKEYGIDQIGFLDYKKWENFTKEDIDEIRRHFEWVSQRAKERNEDGD is encoded by the coding sequence ATGAAGTTTGCAGAACGTTTAAAGAAACATAGAGAAGAAATAAAAAAAGAACGACCGGAGTGGACTCAAAGCTATGTTGCTGAAAGGATAGGTGTGGCAAGAGTAACTTACACTTCATATGAAAACGGAACTAAGTTGCCTCCTTTAGATACGGTAGATCGTATTGCTACCCTTATGGATGTCTCCGCTGATTACTTAATAGGTCGAACTGATGAAAAGTCTCCAAGACTCATTTCTGATAAACAAAAGGAAATTAATGTATTTGCCGAAAGAGACAGCGTACTAGAATACTACGAAAGTTTAAAGGAAGATGAAGAGTTCAACCCTATATATGAGCTCAATCGGTTAATTAAGGAATACGGCATAGATCAGATAGGTTTCTTAGATTATAAAAAATGGGAGAACTTCACCAAAGAAGATATAGATGAAATTCGAAGACATTTTGAGTGGGTCTCGCAAAGAGCGAAAGAAAGAAATGAAGACGGCGATTAA
- a CDS encoding ImmA/IrrE family metallo-endopeptidase, translating into MNFITYPTTALEDWVTNFYIRLGITSPKQIDETVIARKLNIFLHRKERTPFYEICGRYKGITIDIRESREKQREDFFHELCHILRHSGIQTMMPEAFRQLQEWDANNFTMYAAIPYHMIINYDLTDKYIVNEVKDDFRVTKELCYKRLENLSRKSIL; encoded by the coding sequence TTGAACTTTATAACATATCCAACCACTGCACTCGAAGATTGGGTTACGAACTTTTATATTCGATTAGGTATAACATCACCAAAACAAATTGATGAAACTGTTATCGCGAGAAAGTTGAACATCTTTTTACATCGTAAAGAAAGGACTCCTTTTTATGAGATATGCGGCAGATATAAAGGAATAACTATTGATATCCGAGAATCTAGAGAAAAACAACGTGAGGATTTTTTTCATGAATTATGCCATATTTTAAGGCACTCTGGTATTCAAACGATGATGCCAGAAGCATTCAGGCAATTGCAAGAGTGGGATGCTAATAACTTTACGATGTATGCAGCAATCCCATACCATATGATTATAAATTATGATTTAACAGACAAATACATAGTAAATGAAGTTAAAGATGACTTTAGAGTTACCAAAGAACTATGTTATAAACGATTAGAAAACTTATCGAGAAAAAGTATTTTGTAA
- a CDS encoding DEAD/DEAH box helicase — translation MSYFKSVSPNILSNENLREPQIKAYEKLYEHFVLKESKEEALVVLPTGTGKTGLMALAPYEISNGRVLIITPQTVIRDSVLGSLDSLYPKNFWLMTKVFENFQQLPSVIEYKSGLTNDILERSDIVILNVHKLQERLDSSLIKKVPSDFFDMIIIDEAHHAEAKTWKRAVDYFQPAKVLKVTGTPFRSDGRKITGDRVYSYSLAQAMANGYIKSLEKLDYVPDQMYFTIDEQDDTLFTLDQIRELNLKEEDWIRRSVALSQQSNMKLVEFSLKHLIDIKEKTGNPHKIIAVACSIKHAEQIKVLYEQQGYKAAIVHSDMEKVDREKAFNMIQNHEVDVVINVAMLGEGYDHKYLSIAAVFRPFKTLLPYAQFVGRVLRSIRNDDGSYNEDDNIATLIHHKELGLEELWDYYKKENIKKEVIKKIKADISLDPKEYDPRDTSIGNVQETSEYQVEKDSFVQTEMLKRRKERIEEENKKIKEIQQLLDVSEEKARDFYKQSQKDKDKEKYLRPDIYYWRKRTEIDQLIREEMIPQLIADHSLALDGDTLIKGRFILPQKYSFIYNQETDGALLGTYFNISLRDHIGKPRDKWSLEEYDLAVEYVYDFFDHVDNILKNKL, via the coding sequence ATGAGTTACTTTAAATCAGTGAGTCCTAATATACTATCTAATGAAAACCTTCGAGAGCCGCAAATAAAGGCATATGAAAAATTATATGAACATTTTGTTTTAAAAGAAAGTAAAGAAGAAGCCTTAGTCGTATTACCTACGGGAACAGGAAAGACTGGGCTAATGGCTTTAGCTCCATATGAGATTTCTAACGGGAGAGTCCTTATAATTACTCCCCAAACAGTTATAAGAGATTCTGTATTAGGTTCTCTAGATTCTTTATACCCTAAAAACTTTTGGTTGATGACAAAGGTTTTTGAGAATTTTCAACAATTACCTTCTGTTATTGAGTACAAAAGCGGTTTAACCAACGATATACTCGAAAGATCTGATATTGTTATATTAAATGTCCACAAATTACAAGAAAGACTAGATTCATCACTTATAAAGAAAGTACCTTCTGATTTTTTTGATATGATAATAATTGATGAAGCACACCATGCGGAAGCAAAGACTTGGAAACGAGCAGTAGATTACTTTCAGCCAGCTAAAGTTTTGAAAGTTACTGGGACACCATTTAGAAGTGATGGAAGGAAAATAACTGGAGATAGAGTTTATTCCTATAGTCTAGCTCAAGCAATGGCAAACGGATATATTAAAAGCTTAGAAAAGCTAGATTATGTGCCAGATCAAATGTACTTTACTATCGATGAACAAGATGATACTCTTTTCACTCTTGACCAAATTCGAGAGTTAAATTTAAAGGAAGAAGACTGGATAAGAAGGTCTGTTGCTTTATCACAACAAAGTAATATGAAGCTAGTTGAGTTCTCATTAAAACACCTTATAGATATAAAAGAAAAAACTGGAAACCCTCACAAAATAATTGCGGTTGCATGCAGTATTAAACATGCTGAACAAATAAAAGTTTTGTATGAACAACAAGGATATAAAGCAGCTATCGTTCATAGTGACATGGAAAAAGTGGATAGAGAAAAAGCTTTTAACATGATTCAAAATCACGAAGTAGATGTAGTTATAAATGTAGCAATGCTTGGTGAAGGGTATGATCATAAATATCTAAGTATTGCAGCTGTTTTTAGACCTTTTAAAACCTTGCTTCCCTACGCTCAATTTGTTGGTCGAGTACTTAGATCAATAAGAAATGATGATGGAAGCTATAACGAGGATGATAACATAGCAACTCTAATTCATCATAAAGAATTAGGGCTAGAAGAATTATGGGATTACTACAAAAAAGAGAATATAAAAAAAGAAGTAATAAAAAAGATAAAAGCAGATATCTCACTAGATCCTAAAGAGTATGATCCACGTGATACTAGTATTGGGAATGTACAAGAGACATCTGAATATCAAGTAGAAAAAGATTCTTTCGTACAAACTGAAATGCTCAAAAGAAGAAAAGAGCGCATCGAAGAAGAAAACAAAAAAATTAAAGAAATTCAACAGTTACTTGACGTATCGGAAGAAAAAGCAAGAGACTTTTATAAACAATCTCAGAAAGACAAAGATAAAGAAAAATATCTAAGACCAGATATTTATTATTGGAGAAAAAGAACTGAAATTGATCAATTAATTAGAGAAGAAATGATACCTCAATTAATTGCAGACCATAGTTTAGCACTAGATGGAGACACCCTAATTAAAGGAAGATTCATCTTGCCACAAAAGTATTCATTTATCTATAATCAGGAAACTGATGGTGCTTTACTAGGAACGTATTTTAATATATCATTAAGAGACCATATCGGGAAACCAAGAGACAAGTGGTCTTTGGAAGAATATGATTTAGCAGTTGAGTATGTTTACGATTTTTTTGATCACGTTGACAATATTTTAAAAAATAAACTATAA